The following coding sequences lie in one Arachis hypogaea cultivar Tifrunner chromosome 4, arahy.Tifrunner.gnm2.J5K5, whole genome shotgun sequence genomic window:
- the LOC112744926 gene encoding uncharacterized protein isoform X1: MASLLVMLLPHLMILLIMIQIPPYLSSNDDNYTSCADTRYDCGKINNIGFPFWGGNRPKQCGHPLLQLNCDPDHDSTTYITIKNMTYRVLEAYSENQTMKIARVDYFEGLCPSKPVNTSLDFELFDYGPGNKNLTLFYHCSLNNGLPNSIPGFLNCFSNRTSNEYFYARPEALGAPPSSVVCTTSVFIPLLLQLDVEVELTWNNIEGAIQNGFLVKWIGSVTECFKCMNSGGACGYDWNSKQATCYCKDESNYSNLGDGLIKTCDSSATSPPHQDDHVLPNSGSSSKWNWRLKTAIGATAAGVGIVVVFAVVICNRKRYFSLAQKRLIFGKTGESDDQNVEDFITTYGFLAPKRYSFSEVKKITNSFCDQLGKGGYGVVYKGKLSDGRLVAVKVINESKGSGEEFINEVASISRTSHVNIVSLLGFCNERNKRALIYEFMSNSSLDKFIYGNGSPTPTCNLDWNTLYQIAIGIARGLEYLHRGCGTRILHLDIKPQNILLDEDFCPKISDFGLSKICQKKESIVSILGTRGTIGYIAPEVFSRMYGGISHKSDVYSYGMLILEMVGGRKNYESGGSNSSEMYFPDWIYKDLEQGEAAYMLKLMNALKPPGWSNTTHMCHWTGVSCNNQSRRIEEIFLKEMSLTGTVPAGLNDSLSQLTYLYLSYNNLGGPVPSLANLSFLQVAYLDNNNFTIIPHGCFHGLTSLQSLLLNNNTNLPPWNFPTDLTAHSSQLDVLDLSSTNLMGSVPNISHSFPTLRYLSLSNNNLSSIPEDCFHNLTSLDVLSLANNTNLLPWTFPLDLTHSSFKLSYLDLQATNLMGFLPNLSHFFPDLITVSLSNNHLTFIPQGCFQALPYLGLLKLGNNTNLTPWTFPDLIQSTKIQELNLVATNVMGSLPEIFDSLTSLETLLLSNNSLTGVLPESFGRSKITTLHLNDQKGKGFSGTMDVVSNMIDLSEAWLQGNSFDGYILDMSRCTALQDLRLAHNRFTGVVPDSLINLSRKNLQTVILNNNFFQGPMPNILGDSDSTNVGDNTTNAFCRDDYDPCDERVTILLEIASAFGYPYLLARSWRGNNPCHNWSFVACTATMITTVNLTRQNLTGTISDAFGKLTHLENLYLSGNNLNGSIPENFTSLHQLKNLDVSNNNLSGKIPNFSRGVYLNTEGNPSFERRKPSGKRRNPPAWIKGAIAAAAGIGGLVFLVIIICNRKRCLSLLQRILWKKTGPFIDNEFEEFMKTYGSLMLRRYNYSEVKSMTNSFRDKLGKGGYGIVYKAYLSDGCLVAVKVLTESSGSGEEFLNEVASIGRTSHMNIVSLLGFCYEKYKRALIYEFMPNGSLDKFIYKQESPNAICNLDWNTLFQITIGIAGGLEYLHRGCATRILHLDIKPQNILLDEDFCPKIADFGLAKICKKKESIVSLQGTRGTPGYIAPEVFSRTFGKVSHKSDVYSYGMLILELVGGRKNYDTGGSLTSEMYFPDWIYKDLEEQNILGRGLSTTEEESDMIKKITLVSLWCIQTNPSDRPSINKAVEMLEGPLQSVPYPPKPVLYSPQMSISQFSRISYNSTYEEDSEIVEETISINKMSSKFAK; the protein is encoded by the exons ATGGCTTCTCTGCTTGTTATGCTTCTCCCTCACTTAATGATCCTCTTGATAATGATTCAGATTCCTCCATACTTAAGCTCCAATGATGATAACTATACAAGTTGTGCTGATACTCGCTATGATTGTGGGAAGATTAACAACATTGGTTTTCCATTCTGGGGAGGAAATCGTCCAAAGCAGTGTGGCCACCCTCTTCTACAACTCAACTGTGATCCTGATCATGACTCCACTACTTACATAACCATCAAGAACATGACATACCGGGTTTTGGAGGCATACTCGGAAAACCAAACCATGAAAATAGCAAGAGTTGACTACTTTGAAGGTTTATGCCCTTCAAAACCAGTAAACACAAGCCTTGACTTTGAGCTCTTTGATTATGGGCCTGGCAATAAGAATCTTACCCTCTTCTATCATTGTTCTTTAAATAATGGTTTGCCCAATTCCATCCCCGGATTTCTTAATTGTTTCTCAAATAGGACTTCAAATGAATACTTTTATGCTAGGCCTGAAGCTCTAGGTGCTCCTCCTTCTAGTGTTGTTTGCACAACAAGTGTGTTTATTCCATTGTTGTTGCAACTTGATGTTGAAGTGGAGTTGACATGGAACAACATAGAAGGTGCTATCCAAAATGGATTCTTGGTGAAATGGATAGGAAGTGTAACAGAATGTTTCAAGTGTATGAACTCAGGTGGAGCCTGTGGCTATGATTGGAATTCAAAACAGGCAACATGTTATTGCAAAGATGAGTCTAATTATTCAAATCTGGGTGATGGGCTCATCAAAACTTGTGATTCTTCTGCTACCTCACCACCTCATCAAGATGATCATGTCCTTCCAAATTCAG gatCATCTTCAAAGTGGAACTGGCGGCTTAAGACAGCTATAg GTGCAACAGCAGCTGGTGTTGGAATTGTTGTAGTCTTTGCTGTGGTCATTTGCAACCGCAAGAGATACTTCAGTTTAGCACAAAAGAGGTTAATCTTTGGAAAAACAGGGGAATCTGATGACCAGAATGTGGAGGATTTCATCACAACTTATGGCTTTCTGGCCCCAAAGAGATATAGTTTTTCAGAAGTGAAGAAAATCACAAACTCATTTTGTGATCAATTAGGCAAAGGGGGATATGGTGTTGTGTACAAAGGGAAGTTATCTGATGGTCGTCTTGTTGCAGTGAAAGTGATAAATGAATCAAAAGGGAGTGGAGAAGAATTCATAAACGAGGTTGCTAGTATTAGTAGAACATCTCATGTGAACATTGTCTCGCTTTTGGGATTTTGCAATGAGAGAAACAAAAGAGCACTCATTTATGAGTTCATGTCTAATAGCTCATTGGATAAGTTCATTTATGGAAATGGATCTCCAACTCCCACTTGCAATTTGGATTGGAACACATTGTATCAAATTGCAATTGGCATCGCTCGTGGACTAGAATATTTGCATCGAGGATGCGGTACAAGAATTTTACATCTTGATATTAAACCTCAAAATATTCTCTTGGATGAAGATTTTTGTCCTAAAATTTCTGATTTTGGATTATCCAAGATATGTCAAAAGAAAGAGAGTATTGTGTCCATATTGGGAACAAGAGGAACTATTGGATATATTGCACCTGAAGTATTTAGTCGCATGTATGGTGGCATTTCGCACAAATCTGATGTATATAGTTATGGCATGTTAATTCTTGAAATGGTTGGAGGAAGAAAGAACTACGAAAGTGGAGGGTCAAATTCCAGCGAGATGTACTTTCCAGATTGGATTTACAAAGATCTTGAGCAAG GAGAAGCTGCATACATGTTGAAGCTTATGAATGCACTCAAACCCCCTGGCTGGTCCAACACCACCCACATGTGCCACTGGACTGGCGTGAGTTGCAACAATCAAAGTAGAAGGATTGAAGAGATCTTTCTCAAAGAAATGTCACTGACGGGAACAGTTCCTGCAGGCCTCAACGACTCCCTCTCCCAACTCACATACCTCTATCTCTCCTACAATAACCTGGGTGGGCCTGTTCCCTCTCTCGCCAACCTCTCTTTCCTCCAAGTAGCGTACCTCGACAACAACAACTTCACCATCATCCCTCATGGTTGCTTCCATGGTCTTACTAGTTTGCAGTCCTTGCTCCTGAATAACAACACCAACCTCCCACCATGGAACTTTCCTACGGATTTGACTGCTCACTCCTCTCAACTCGATGTCCTCGATCTCTCTTCTACAAATCTCATGGGATCCGTACCCAACATATCCCATTCCTTCCCAACTCTGCGatatctttctctctctaacaACAACCTCTCCTCCATCCCTGAGGATTGCTTCCACAACCTAACCAGTTTGGACGTCCTCTCTTTGGCCAACAACACCAACCTCCTACCATGGACCTTCCCCCTCGATTTGACTCATTCCTCATTCAAACTCTCCTACCTCGACCTCCAGGCTACAAATCTCATGGGATTCCTACCAAACTTATCACATTTCTTCCCCGACTTGATTACCGTTTCTCTCTCCAACAACCACCTTACCTTCATCCCCCAAGGTTGCTTCCAGGCTCTACCCTATTTGGGGCTGCTGAAGTTGGGAAACAACACCAACCTCACACCATGGACCTTCCCCGACTTGATTCAGTCCACAAAAATACAAGAGCTCAATCTTGTTGCTACAAATGTCATGGGCTCTCTACCAGAAATATTTGACTCCTTGACAAGTTTGGAGACTCTTCTTCTCTCCAACAACAGCCTCACTGGTGTCTTGCCTGAGTCTTTTGGAAGGTCCAAGATTACCACATTGCACCTCAACGACCAGAAGGGCAAAGGATTTTCAGGTACAATGGATGTTGTTTCAAATATGATCGATTTGTCTGAGGCGTGGCTTCAGGGGAACTCATTTGATGGATATATCCTTGACATGTCTCGTTGTACTGCCTTACAAGATTTACGACTTGCGCACAATCGATTTACAGGTGTGGTTCCAGATTCTCTGATAAATCTCAGTCGCAAGAACCTGCAAACTGTTATTTTGAACAACAACTTTTTTCAGGGTCCTATGCCTAACATTTTAGGAGATTCTGACAGTACGAATGTTGGAGATAACACCACCAATGCCTTTTGTCGAGACGACTATGATCCTTGTGACGAGAGAGTTACCATTTTGCTTGAAATTGCATCTGCATTTGGATATCCTTATTTGTTGGCCCGTTCATGGCGAGGAAATAATCCATGTCATAATTGGAGTTTTGTTGCATGTACTGCGACTATGATTACAACCGTGAATTTGACAAGGCAGAATTTGACAGGAACTATCTCAGATGCATTTGGTAAATTAACTCATTTGGAAAACTTGTATCTGAGTGGTAACAATTTAAACGGTTCAATACCTGAAAACTTCACATCTCTTCATCAACTCAAGAATCTCGATGTCTCCAACAACAACTTATCAGGAAAAATTCCCAATTTCTCACGTGGAGTATACCTGAATACTGAAGGTAACCCTTCGTTTGAGAGAAGAAAACCTTCGGGCAAGAGAAGAAATCCACCTGCTTGGATCAAAG GCGCAATAGCAGCAGCAGCAGGTATTGGAGGTCTTGTTTTCTTGGTTATAATAATTTGTAACCGAAAGAGGTGTCTTAGCTTGTTACAAAGGATTTTGTGGAAGAAAACAGGACCATTTATTGATAatgaatttgaagaatttatgaaAACTTATGGATCTTTGATGTTAAGGAGATATAATTATTCTGAAGTGAAAAGTATGACAAACTCATTTCGTGATAAATTAGGAAAGGGAGGATATGGCATTGTATACAAAGCATATTTAAGTGATGGTTGTCTGGTAGCAGTGAAGGTATTGACCGAATCTAGCGGAAGTGGAGAGGAATTCCTGAATGAGGTAGCTAGTATTGGTAGAACTTCTCATATGAACATTGTCTCGCTTTTGGGATTTTGCTATGAAAAATATAAAAGGGCACTCATCTATGAATTCATGCCTAATGGTTCTTTGGATAAGTTTATCTACAAACAAGAATCTCCCAATGCTATTTGTAATTTGGATTGGAATACATTGTTTCAAATTACAATTGGTATTGCAGGAGGATTAGAATATTTGCACCGAGGATGTGCTACAAGAATTTTACATCTTGATATTAAACCTCAAAATATTCTGTTAGATGAAGATTTTTGTCCAAAAATTGCTGATTTTGGATTGGCAAAAAtatgcaaaaagaaagaaagtattGTATCTTTACAAGGTACAAGAGGAACTCCGGGATACATTGCACCAGAAGTATTTAGCCGAACTTTTGGTAAAGTTTCTCACAAATCTGATGTGTATAGTTATggaatgttgattcttgaattgGTGGGAGGTAGAAAGAACTACGACACCGGCGGATCACTTACCAGTGAAATGTACTTTCCAGATTGGATTTACAAGGATCTCGAGGAGCAAAATATCCTCGGACGGGGTTTGTCCACTACAGAAGAAGAAAGTGATATGATAAAGAAAATTACTTTGGTGAGTTTATGGTGCATTCAAACAAATCCATCGGATAGACCATCAATAAACAAAGCAGTAGAAATGTTAGAAGGACCACTTCAGTCAGTGCCATATCCTCCAAAACCTGTCTTATATTCTCCTCAAATGTCTATCTCACAGTTTTCACGAATCTCCTATAACAGTACATATGAGGAGGATTCTGAGATTGTTGAGGAGACTATTTCCATCAATAAAATGAGTTCAAAATTTGCAAAGTAA
- the LOC112744926 gene encoding uncharacterized protein isoform X2, whose amino-acid sequence MKPLCRLRRLSSIWMFILALIAMATHVPTSVGAADNVSYLACKNTLSCGSISQLTYPFWGQIDNTNNRSNYCGEPNLKITCEDNNNNNGVPKFIVDSVKYRILDWDIGKENLTVARDDYFSTSIDFCSGDFSNNTLDETILQYDDNSVVNITLLYKCSSETKPSDQFKFVQSCSSGSVYYAEQQDNEALPYYGSCSTVIFPVSKALASTFANSANNPITTTIQQALESGFGLKLLPQIDDQCRGCTNSGGNCGSNDGHFACFCNDGTRSNSCSSGSSSKWNWRLKTAIGATAAGVGIVVVFAVVICNRKRYFSLAQKRLIFGKTGESDDQNVEDFITTYGFLAPKRYSFSEVKKITNSFCDQLGKGGYGVVYKGKLSDGRLVAVKVINESKGSGEEFINEVASISRTSHVNIVSLLGFCNERNKRALIYEFMSNSSLDKFIYGNGSPTPTCNLDWNTLYQIAIGIARGLEYLHRGCGTRILHLDIKPQNILLDEDFCPKISDFGLSKICQKKESIVSILGTRGTIGYIAPEVFSRMYGGISHKSDVYSYGMLILEMVGGRKNYESGGSNSSEMYFPDWIYKDLEQGEAAYMLKLMNALKPPGWSNTTHMCHWTGVSCNNQSRRIEEIFLKEMSLTGTVPAGLNDSLSQLTYLYLSYNNLGGPVPSLANLSFLQVAYLDNNNFTIIPHGCFHGLTSLQSLLLNNNTNLPPWNFPTDLTAHSSQLDVLDLSSTNLMGSVPNISHSFPTLRYLSLSNNNLSSIPEDCFHNLTSLDVLSLANNTNLLPWTFPLDLTHSSFKLSYLDLQATNLMGFLPNLSHFFPDLITVSLSNNHLTFIPQGCFQALPYLGLLKLGNNTNLTPWTFPDLIQSTKIQELNLVATNVMGSLPEIFDSLTSLETLLLSNNSLTGVLPESFGRSKITTLHLNDQKGKGFSGTMDVVSNMIDLSEAWLQGNSFDGYILDMSRCTALQDLRLAHNRFTGVVPDSLINLSRKNLQTVILNNNFFQGPMPNILGDSDSTNVGDNTTNAFCRDDYDPCDERVTILLEIASAFGYPYLLARSWRGNNPCHNWSFVACTATMITTVNLTRQNLTGTISDAFGKLTHLENLYLSGNNLNGSIPENFTSLHQLKNLDVSNNNLSGKIPNFSRGVYLNTEGNPSFERRKPSGKRRNPPAWIKGAIAAAAGIGGLVFLVIIICNRKRCLSLLQRILWKKTGPFIDNEFEEFMKTYGSLMLRRYNYSEVKSMTNSFRDKLGKGGYGIVYKAYLSDGCLVAVKVLTESSGSGEEFLNEVASIGRTSHMNIVSLLGFCYEKYKRALIYEFMPNGSLDKFIYKQESPNAICNLDWNTLFQITIGIAGGLEYLHRGCATRILHLDIKPQNILLDEDFCPKIADFGLAKICKKKESIVSLQGTRGTPGYIAPEVFSRTFGKVSHKSDVYSYGMLILELVGGRKNYDTGGSLTSEMYFPDWIYKDLEEQNILGRGLSTTEEESDMIKKITLVSLWCIQTNPSDRPSINKAVEMLEGPLQSVPYPPKPVLYSPQMSISQFSRISYNSTYEEDSEIVEETISINKMSSKFAK is encoded by the exons ATGAAACCTCTTTGTCGTCTTCGCCGTCTATCTTCCATATGGATGTTCATCTTGGCTCTTATTGCCATGGCAACCCACGTTCCAACATCTGTAGGTGCTGCTGATAACGTTAGTTACTTGGCGTGCAAGAACACTTTAAGCTGCGGATCCATCAGCCAACTCACTTACCCTTTCTGGGGTCAAATTGACAACACTAATAACAGGTCAAACTATTGCGGTGAGCCTAACTTGAAGATCACATGTGaagataacaacaataataatggagTCCCAAAGTTCATAGTGGATTCTGTCAAATACAGGATTCTTGATTGGGACATCGGTAAAGAGAATCTGACAGTTGCTAGGGACGATTACTTTAGTACTAGCATTGATTTCTGTTCAGGAGATTTCAGCAACAACACCTTGGATGAAACCATACTTCAATATGATGATAACAGTGTTGTTAATATCACACTCTTGTACAAGTGTTCTTCAGAAACAAAGCCTTCGGATCAGTTTAAGTTTGTTCAAAGTTGCAGCAGCGGTAGTGTCTACTATGCTGAACAACAAGATAATGAGGCGCTGCCTTATTATGGAAGTTGCAGCACTGTTATTTTTCCTGTTTCAAAGGCCCTAGCTTCGACTTTTGCTAACAGTGCCAATAACCCCATTACTACTACAATTCAGCAAGCGTTGGAAAGTGGTTTTGGCTTGAAATTATTGCCTCAGATTGATGATCAGTGCAGAGGATGCACTAACTCAGGTGGCAATTGTGGTAGCAATGATGGACATTTCGCCTGTTTCTGTAATGATGGAACTCGTTCTAATTCTTGTTCATCGG gatCATCTTCAAAGTGGAACTGGCGGCTTAAGACAGCTATAg GTGCAACAGCAGCTGGTGTTGGAATTGTTGTAGTCTTTGCTGTGGTCATTTGCAACCGCAAGAGATACTTCAGTTTAGCACAAAAGAGGTTAATCTTTGGAAAAACAGGGGAATCTGATGACCAGAATGTGGAGGATTTCATCACAACTTATGGCTTTCTGGCCCCAAAGAGATATAGTTTTTCAGAAGTGAAGAAAATCACAAACTCATTTTGTGATCAATTAGGCAAAGGGGGATATGGTGTTGTGTACAAAGGGAAGTTATCTGATGGTCGTCTTGTTGCAGTGAAAGTGATAAATGAATCAAAAGGGAGTGGAGAAGAATTCATAAACGAGGTTGCTAGTATTAGTAGAACATCTCATGTGAACATTGTCTCGCTTTTGGGATTTTGCAATGAGAGAAACAAAAGAGCACTCATTTATGAGTTCATGTCTAATAGCTCATTGGATAAGTTCATTTATGGAAATGGATCTCCAACTCCCACTTGCAATTTGGATTGGAACACATTGTATCAAATTGCAATTGGCATCGCTCGTGGACTAGAATATTTGCATCGAGGATGCGGTACAAGAATTTTACATCTTGATATTAAACCTCAAAATATTCTCTTGGATGAAGATTTTTGTCCTAAAATTTCTGATTTTGGATTATCCAAGATATGTCAAAAGAAAGAGAGTATTGTGTCCATATTGGGAACAAGAGGAACTATTGGATATATTGCACCTGAAGTATTTAGTCGCATGTATGGTGGCATTTCGCACAAATCTGATGTATATAGTTATGGCATGTTAATTCTTGAAATGGTTGGAGGAAGAAAGAACTACGAAAGTGGAGGGTCAAATTCCAGCGAGATGTACTTTCCAGATTGGATTTACAAAGATCTTGAGCAAG GAGAAGCTGCATACATGTTGAAGCTTATGAATGCACTCAAACCCCCTGGCTGGTCCAACACCACCCACATGTGCCACTGGACTGGCGTGAGTTGCAACAATCAAAGTAGAAGGATTGAAGAGATCTTTCTCAAAGAAATGTCACTGACGGGAACAGTTCCTGCAGGCCTCAACGACTCCCTCTCCCAACTCACATACCTCTATCTCTCCTACAATAACCTGGGTGGGCCTGTTCCCTCTCTCGCCAACCTCTCTTTCCTCCAAGTAGCGTACCTCGACAACAACAACTTCACCATCATCCCTCATGGTTGCTTCCATGGTCTTACTAGTTTGCAGTCCTTGCTCCTGAATAACAACACCAACCTCCCACCATGGAACTTTCCTACGGATTTGACTGCTCACTCCTCTCAACTCGATGTCCTCGATCTCTCTTCTACAAATCTCATGGGATCCGTACCCAACATATCCCATTCCTTCCCAACTCTGCGatatctttctctctctaacaACAACCTCTCCTCCATCCCTGAGGATTGCTTCCACAACCTAACCAGTTTGGACGTCCTCTCTTTGGCCAACAACACCAACCTCCTACCATGGACCTTCCCCCTCGATTTGACTCATTCCTCATTCAAACTCTCCTACCTCGACCTCCAGGCTACAAATCTCATGGGATTCCTACCAAACTTATCACATTTCTTCCCCGACTTGATTACCGTTTCTCTCTCCAACAACCACCTTACCTTCATCCCCCAAGGTTGCTTCCAGGCTCTACCCTATTTGGGGCTGCTGAAGTTGGGAAACAACACCAACCTCACACCATGGACCTTCCCCGACTTGATTCAGTCCACAAAAATACAAGAGCTCAATCTTGTTGCTACAAATGTCATGGGCTCTCTACCAGAAATATTTGACTCCTTGACAAGTTTGGAGACTCTTCTTCTCTCCAACAACAGCCTCACTGGTGTCTTGCCTGAGTCTTTTGGAAGGTCCAAGATTACCACATTGCACCTCAACGACCAGAAGGGCAAAGGATTTTCAGGTACAATGGATGTTGTTTCAAATATGATCGATTTGTCTGAGGCGTGGCTTCAGGGGAACTCATTTGATGGATATATCCTTGACATGTCTCGTTGTACTGCCTTACAAGATTTACGACTTGCGCACAATCGATTTACAGGTGTGGTTCCAGATTCTCTGATAAATCTCAGTCGCAAGAACCTGCAAACTGTTATTTTGAACAACAACTTTTTTCAGGGTCCTATGCCTAACATTTTAGGAGATTCTGACAGTACGAATGTTGGAGATAACACCACCAATGCCTTTTGTCGAGACGACTATGATCCTTGTGACGAGAGAGTTACCATTTTGCTTGAAATTGCATCTGCATTTGGATATCCTTATTTGTTGGCCCGTTCATGGCGAGGAAATAATCCATGTCATAATTGGAGTTTTGTTGCATGTACTGCGACTATGATTACAACCGTGAATTTGACAAGGCAGAATTTGACAGGAACTATCTCAGATGCATTTGGTAAATTAACTCATTTGGAAAACTTGTATCTGAGTGGTAACAATTTAAACGGTTCAATACCTGAAAACTTCACATCTCTTCATCAACTCAAGAATCTCGATGTCTCCAACAACAACTTATCAGGAAAAATTCCCAATTTCTCACGTGGAGTATACCTGAATACTGAAGGTAACCCTTCGTTTGAGAGAAGAAAACCTTCGGGCAAGAGAAGAAATCCACCTGCTTGGATCAAAG GCGCAATAGCAGCAGCAGCAGGTATTGGAGGTCTTGTTTTCTTGGTTATAATAATTTGTAACCGAAAGAGGTGTCTTAGCTTGTTACAAAGGATTTTGTGGAAGAAAACAGGACCATTTATTGATAatgaatttgaagaatttatgaaAACTTATGGATCTTTGATGTTAAGGAGATATAATTATTCTGAAGTGAAAAGTATGACAAACTCATTTCGTGATAAATTAGGAAAGGGAGGATATGGCATTGTATACAAAGCATATTTAAGTGATGGTTGTCTGGTAGCAGTGAAGGTATTGACCGAATCTAGCGGAAGTGGAGAGGAATTCCTGAATGAGGTAGCTAGTATTGGTAGAACTTCTCATATGAACATTGTCTCGCTTTTGGGATTTTGCTATGAAAAATATAAAAGGGCACTCATCTATGAATTCATGCCTAATGGTTCTTTGGATAAGTTTATCTACAAACAAGAATCTCCCAATGCTATTTGTAATTTGGATTGGAATACATTGTTTCAAATTACAATTGGTATTGCAGGAGGATTAGAATATTTGCACCGAGGATGTGCTACAAGAATTTTACATCTTGATATTAAACCTCAAAATATTCTGTTAGATGAAGATTTTTGTCCAAAAATTGCTGATTTTGGATTGGCAAAAAtatgcaaaaagaaagaaagtattGTATCTTTACAAGGTACAAGAGGAACTCCGGGATACATTGCACCAGAAGTATTTAGCCGAACTTTTGGTAAAGTTTCTCACAAATCTGATGTGTATAGTTATggaatgttgattcttgaattgGTGGGAGGTAGAAAGAACTACGACACCGGCGGATCACTTACCAGTGAAATGTACTTTCCAGATTGGATTTACAAGGATCTCGAGGAGCAAAATATCCTCGGACGGGGTTTGTCCACTACAGAAGAAGAAAGTGATATGATAAAGAAAATTACTTTGGTGAGTTTATGGTGCATTCAAACAAATCCATCGGATAGACCATCAATAAACAAAGCAGTAGAAATGTTAGAAGGACCACTTCAGTCAGTGCCATATCCTCCAAAACCTGTCTTATATTCTCCTCAAATGTCTATCTCACAGTTTTCACGAATCTCCTATAACAGTACATATGAGGAGGATTCTGAGATTGTTGAGGAGACTATTTCCATCAATAAAATGAGTTCAAAATTTGCAAAGTAA